One window from the genome of Polynucleobacter sp. MWH-Svant-W18 encodes:
- the wrbA gene encoding NAD(P)H:quinone oxidoreductase — MSQHDILVLYYSRYGATKELARLIAEGIESVPGVNARLRTVPPVSTVCESTEPAVPSAGAPYVEYADLQDCIGLALGSPTRFGNMAAPMKYFWDGSSSEWLNGALIGKPACVFTSTGSMHGGQESTLLTMMIPLLHHGMFIVGLPYSEPDLMTSNTGGSPYGVSHLAHADGKAPISPEEQRLAIAQGKRLAQTALKLLK, encoded by the coding sequence ATGAGCCAACACGATATTTTAGTTTTGTACTACTCCCGCTATGGGGCAACCAAAGAGTTGGCGCGCCTTATTGCCGAGGGCATTGAGAGTGTTCCCGGAGTAAATGCCCGACTGAGAACGGTCCCACCGGTTTCCACTGTCTGTGAATCAACAGAGCCAGCGGTACCTAGCGCTGGCGCACCCTATGTGGAATATGCTGACCTTCAGGACTGTATCGGCCTCGCCTTAGGCTCCCCTACCCGTTTTGGGAATATGGCGGCCCCCATGAAATACTTTTGGGATGGCAGCTCCTCGGAGTGGCTTAACGGTGCGCTGATTGGTAAACCTGCATGCGTCTTCACAAGCACTGGCAGCATGCATGGTGGCCAAGAAAGCACCCTCCTGACGATGATGATTCCACTACTTCACCACGGCATGTTCATTGTTGGCCTTCCGTATAGTGAACCCGATTTAATGACTTCAAATACCGGTGGGAGCCCCTATGGCGTTAGTCACTTAGCCCATGCTGACGGTAAGGCGCCAATCAGCCCTGAAGAGCAGCGCTTGGCCATAGCGCAAGGCAAGCGTTTGGCGCAAACCGCACTCAAGCTCTTAAAGTGA
- the aroC gene encoding chorismate synthase yields the protein MSGNTLGLLFTVTTFGESHGPAIGAVVDGCPPGMLLSEADLQIDLDRRKPGTSRHVTQRSEEDKVEILSGVFEGKTTGAPIGLLIRNTDQRSQDYGDILQTFRPGHADYAYHFKYGFRDPRGGGRSSARLTAPVVAAAAIAKKWLREQFGTEFYGYMSQLGEVQIPFEDLAQVDQNPFFAANAQIIPQLESYMDELRKAGDSCGARIEVRARNVPIGLGEPLFDKLDADIAHAMMGINAVKGVEIGSGFASVAQRGSEHGDELHPDGFASNNAGGTLGGISTGQDLRVSIAIKPTSSIMSPKQSVDLNGNPITVQTKGRHDPCVGIRATPIAEAMLALVVMDHALRHRAQCADVSLPVKPIPAARPGSTLD from the coding sequence ATGTCAGGAAATACTTTAGGCCTCCTTTTTACTGTTACCACTTTTGGTGAATCTCACGGCCCCGCCATTGGGGCTGTTGTAGATGGCTGCCCTCCAGGGATGTTGCTTTCAGAAGCAGATTTGCAGATTGATCTGGATCGTCGCAAGCCAGGGACATCAAGACATGTCACTCAGCGTAGCGAAGAAGACAAGGTAGAAATTTTGTCTGGCGTTTTTGAAGGCAAGACTACGGGTGCGCCGATTGGCCTATTGATTCGCAATACTGATCAACGCAGTCAAGATTACGGCGATATCTTGCAGACCTTTCGCCCTGGACATGCTGACTACGCTTATCACTTTAAATATGGTTTTCGTGACCCACGTGGTGGTGGTCGCTCATCTGCAAGGCTAACGGCACCAGTCGTGGCTGCAGCAGCTATCGCCAAGAAGTGGTTGCGTGAACAATTCGGTACCGAGTTTTACGGCTATATGAGCCAACTCGGGGAAGTTCAGATTCCATTTGAAGATCTTGCCCAGGTTGATCAAAATCCATTCTTTGCCGCCAATGCACAGATCATTCCACAGCTAGAAAGTTATATGGATGAGTTACGCAAAGCAGGGGACTCCTGCGGTGCGCGGATAGAGGTGCGTGCTCGCAATGTTCCTATTGGCTTAGGTGAGCCCCTATTTGATAAATTAGATGCCGATATTGCCCATGCCATGATGGGTATCAACGCAGTCAAGGGTGTTGAAATTGGCTCTGGCTTTGCATCTGTTGCACAGCGAGGCAGTGAGCATGGCGATGAATTGCATCCCGATGGCTTTGCGAGCAACAATGCTGGCGGCACCTTAGGTGGTATCAGTACTGGTCAAGACTTGCGAGTTTCAATCGCCATTAAGCCCACATCCAGCATCATGAGTCCAAAACAGTCTGTTGATCTGAATGGCAATCCGATCACAGTTCAAACTAAAGGTCGTCATGATCCTTGCGTTGGTATCCGCGCGACACCGATAGCTGAAGCCATGTTGGCGCTGGTGGTGATGGATCATGCGCTGCGTCACCGTGCTCAATGCGCGGATGTTTCACTACCGGTTAAGCCGATTCCAGCAGCCCGTCCAGGTTCAACATTGGATTGA
- the msrB gene encoding peptide-methionine (R)-S-oxide reductase MsrB has protein sequence MKKTNQEYKETLSDIEYRVTREAATESPFSGKYWDHWDQGRYTCVCCGTPLFLSDTKFDAGCGWPSYNQPEQESAIKEIKDTSHGMIRTEVRCANCDAHLGHVFDDGPQPTGLRYCINSASLTFEPSGNAKPSDPSKSDI, from the coding sequence ATGAAAAAAACAAATCAAGAGTACAAAGAAACATTAAGCGATATTGAATATCGCGTAACGAGAGAAGCTGCCACAGAGAGCCCCTTTTCTGGAAAATATTGGGACCACTGGGATCAAGGCCGCTATACCTGTGTTTGCTGTGGAACCCCCCTCTTTCTTTCTGATACTAAGTTTGATGCCGGATGTGGATGGCCGAGCTATAACCAGCCCGAACAAGAATCTGCGATTAAAGAAATTAAAGATACTAGCCATGGCATGATCCGGACTGAAGTGAGATGCGCCAATTGTGATGCCCATCTCGGACACGTGTTTGATGACGGCCCTCAGCCTACGGGTTTGCGCTATTGCATTAACTCAGCTTCCTTGACATTTGAGCCTAGTGGCAATGCCAAGCCAAGCGATCCGAGTAAATCAGATATCTAA
- a CDS encoding DUF2069 domain-containing protein, with translation MLKKILEKNPYQLLATAAFIDLFILCVCWEWFISPLRPGGSWLILKGIPLLFAIPGIWKGRVYTMQWASMLILLYITEGLVRILETGLNFWMAVLEIILASTAFVCLLIYLKPIKKEAKSLAKMKAHQE, from the coding sequence ATGCTCAAGAAAATACTGGAAAAGAATCCCTACCAACTGCTGGCTACGGCTGCCTTTATAGATTTATTCATCCTCTGTGTTTGTTGGGAATGGTTTATTTCCCCACTGCGCCCGGGTGGCTCTTGGTTGATCCTAAAGGGAATTCCCCTCCTATTTGCCATCCCCGGCATTTGGAAAGGCAGGGTCTATACGATGCAATGGGCTTCAATGCTCATTCTCTTATACATCACAGAAGGTCTAGTTCGCATATTGGAGACCGGCCTCAATTTCTGGATGGCGGTCTTGGAAATCATCCTAGCAAGCACCGCATTTGTTTGCCTTCTCATCTACCTCAAGCCCATCAAAAAAGAGGCTAAAAGTTTGGCAAAAATGAAGGCTCATCAAGAGTAA
- a CDS encoding BolA family transcriptional regulator, translating into MSINQERIKRFEQDLRQAFAVELLNIEDESHLHAGHAGAASGGGHFKLTIVAPEFAGLNLVARHRSIYQALDSHIPTEIHALTITALTPAEYQA; encoded by the coding sequence ATGAGTATTAATCAGGAGCGAATAAAGCGCTTTGAGCAAGATCTTCGCCAGGCCTTTGCTGTTGAGCTTCTCAATATAGAAGATGAGAGTCATCTCCATGCGGGCCATGCTGGAGCTGCTAGCGGTGGTGGACATTTCAAACTCACCATTGTTGCGCCTGAGTTTGCTGGCCTTAATTTAGTAGCGCGGCATCGCTCTATATATCAGGCCCTAGACTCCCATATTCCAACAGAAATTCATGCCCTGACTATTACAGCCCTGACTCCAGCAGAATATCAAGCTTGA
- a CDS encoding alpha/beta fold hydrolase, with the protein MTTTNCLISGFEQNSIAIPAEDGPIEISYQFGGSGPPLLLLHGFPQTKAIWETIAPALAKNYTVIASDLRGYGQSSKPHGKPDHSTYSKRAMAADQHALMQSLGYEQYFLLGHDRGGRVSHRLAMDYPESVLRLMLLDISPTLCMYENTTMAFAKGYWHWFFLIQDEPTPETMIAANPEFWLKNHMGRYAGTGIFSPARWAEYLAGASNPQSMHAMCEDYRAAASIDLVHDRADRATGQKLTMPLRVLWGEHGLVNQCFHPLADWKAVADEVSGKALPCGHYIPEELPEELLNEARKFFA; encoded by the coding sequence ATGACAACTACAAACTGTTTGATCTCAGGCTTTGAGCAAAATAGTATTGCCATACCTGCAGAGGATGGCCCCATTGAAATTTCATACCAATTTGGGGGTAGCGGCCCACCATTATTGTTGTTACATGGTTTTCCACAGACTAAGGCAATATGGGAGACGATAGCTCCGGCCCTAGCCAAAAACTACACCGTGATTGCCTCAGATCTGCGTGGTTATGGGCAGTCGTCGAAGCCTCACGGTAAACCAGATCATTCGACTTATTCAAAGCGAGCGATGGCAGCAGATCAGCATGCTCTCATGCAATCTTTAGGTTACGAGCAATATTTCCTATTAGGGCATGATCGCGGTGGCAGGGTTTCTCACCGTTTGGCCATGGATTATCCAGAGAGTGTTTTGCGTTTAATGCTGCTCGATATCTCGCCCACACTGTGCATGTATGAAAATACCACGATGGCCTTTGCTAAAGGCTACTGGCATTGGTTCTTTTTGATTCAGGATGAGCCAACCCCTGAAACCATGATTGCAGCCAATCCTGAGTTCTGGCTAAAAAACCATATGGGTCGTTATGCTGGAACAGGCATCTTCTCACCAGCGCGTTGGGCTGAATATCTTGCTGGGGCCAGTAACCCCCAGAGCATGCACGCCATGTGTGAAGACTACCGCGCAGCTGCTTCGATCGATTTAGTTCACGACCGCGCTGATAGAGCGACAGGTCAGAAATTAACAATGCCCTTACGGGTTCTCTGGGGTGAGCATGGTTTAGTAAACCAATGTTTTCATCCGCTAGCAGACTGGAAGGCTGTCGCAGATGAGGTATCTGGTAAAGCGCTTCCATGTGGCCACTATATCCCTGAAGAACTCCCTGAAGAATTGCTAAATGAAGCCCGCAAGTTCTTTGCTTGA
- a CDS encoding MFS transporter → MLKTLASLPRSVWLIGLISLVNDSASEMLYPLMPLYLASVLMAGPKAIGLIEGVAEATSSLFKLVSGVIVNKTNKTKPWIVFGYSVAAIGRPLIAFVGSWFGVLCIRFADRLGKGLRSSPRDTLLAESVPANQRGITFGLHRSMDNLGAVIGPLLAAYLLAIQMPLREIFMWAIIPGAITVVLALCLKEPPRNISSIAPTKFVWSLAGFPPQFKRYILVVGLFALSNSSDMFLLLRARELGVPQEEIPLLWAGISLITAVFGTPLSALSDRFSRKYFIACAWAIYALIYVGMGYSGLTLGWLCGLFVLYGLFKAGTEGVEKALVADLAPPGLTGRAFGWFNMCSGIMLLPASSIFGVLYEAYSPTAAFLFSGGCAFLSLLLLVFWVFRTPKHA, encoded by the coding sequence ATGCTTAAAACCCTTGCTTCATTACCTCGTAGCGTCTGGCTGATTGGCCTTATTAGCTTAGTCAATGATTCCGCCAGTGAAATGCTGTATCCCTTAATGCCACTGTACTTGGCCTCAGTATTGATGGCGGGGCCAAAGGCAATTGGCTTAATTGAAGGGGTGGCTGAAGCAACATCGAGTCTGTTTAAATTGGTTTCGGGTGTCATTGTCAATAAAACCAATAAAACCAAACCTTGGATTGTGTTTGGCTATTCGGTGGCTGCTATTGGCAGGCCTTTGATTGCATTTGTTGGCTCTTGGTTCGGGGTCTTGTGCATTCGATTTGCTGACCGTCTTGGCAAAGGACTCAGAAGTTCGCCAAGAGATACGCTATTAGCAGAAAGCGTTCCTGCTAATCAACGCGGTATCACGTTTGGCCTGCATCGCTCAATGGATAATCTCGGCGCAGTGATTGGCCCACTTTTAGCAGCTTATTTGCTCGCAATTCAGATGCCGCTGCGAGAGATATTTATGTGGGCAATTATTCCCGGTGCGATCACAGTCGTTTTGGCTTTATGCCTCAAAGAGCCTCCACGGAATATCTCCAGCATTGCGCCCACCAAATTTGTTTGGTCACTTGCAGGATTTCCACCCCAATTCAAGCGCTATATTTTGGTGGTCGGATTATTTGCCTTAAGCAACTCCTCAGATATGTTTTTGCTATTACGTGCTCGAGAACTCGGGGTGCCTCAAGAAGAAATCCCCTTGCTTTGGGCTGGAATCTCACTGATCACCGCTGTATTCGGAACCCCTTTATCTGCTCTATCTGATCGATTTAGCCGTAAGTACTTTATTGCTTGCGCTTGGGCGATCTATGCCCTGATTTATGTCGGAATGGGTTACTCAGGCCTGACGCTGGGTTGGCTTTGCGGTCTATTTGTGCTCTATGGCCTTTTTAAAGCAGGCACAGAGGGTGTTGAAAAGGCTTTGGTGGCTGATTTGGCGCCCCCAGGGCTGACGGGGAGGGCATTTGGCTGGTTCAATATGTGCTCGGGCATCATGTTGCTCCCAGCGTCCTCCATTTTTGGGGTCTTATATGAGGCCTACAGTCCAACTGCGGCATTCCTGTTTTCAGGTGGATGCGCATTCTTATCCTTATTGCTGCTTGTATTTTGGGTATTTAGAACCCCAAAGCACGCATAG
- a CDS encoding MFS transporter, with the protein MRCVTVLNARMFHYRLSRFQQPVQVQHWIDLLTSMTASLRWAFGSFFFLYFAYVGLVSPYASLFFLDRGFSVIEIAVLMSMLQITRIIGPFSWGWLSDFLSNRVGIIRFCACLASIVFLAIYFLHSYLSFFIWMFVLHTILSSLMPLGESATVHALFKDNSFDKRYGRLRLWGSIGFIFMVLAAGELFQRKSIELYPVIGTIVLLALALVTFLLHEPKMERRVMVKGEFWGVLKNPDVRWFLISGFFMVFAHAALYVFYSLYLANLGYNKFQIGLFWALGVFAEVIFFYFQSKVLSRLDPEVVLQGAFGVGVVRFILIAFLPITSVLIFAQVLHAGTFAAHHSAATKLLQRWFTGPLQARGQALMATVSYGLGGTIGGLCAGWIWDLSQPRDVFVMSAFACGLAGMAIQKLKPRHHQKS; encoded by the coding sequence ATGCGCTGCGTCACCGTGCTCAATGCGCGGATGTTTCACTACCGGTTAAGCCGATTCCAGCAGCCCGTCCAGGTTCAACATTGGATTGATCTTCTCACTTCAATGACGGCTTCTCTGCGCTGGGCCTTCGGGTCCTTTTTCTTTTTATATTTTGCCTATGTTGGCTTAGTGTCACCATACGCCAGCTTATTTTTCCTGGATCGGGGCTTTAGCGTTATTGAGATTGCGGTATTGATGTCCATGCTGCAGATCACTCGAATCATAGGCCCTTTTTCCTGGGGTTGGCTTTCTGATTTCCTATCTAATCGGGTTGGCATCATCCGCTTTTGCGCCTGTTTGGCCTCAATTGTCTTCCTAGCAATTTATTTTCTTCACAGCTACCTCAGCTTCTTCATCTGGATGTTTGTACTGCACACTATCTTGAGCAGTCTGATGCCACTTGGTGAGTCCGCTACAGTGCATGCTCTATTTAAAGATAATTCATTTGATAAGCGCTATGGTCGTTTACGACTATGGGGATCCATTGGTTTTATCTTTATGGTGCTAGCGGCAGGCGAGTTATTTCAGCGCAAATCTATTGAACTATATCCAGTGATTGGTACGATTGTTTTGCTGGCGCTAGCTTTGGTTACCTTCTTGTTGCACGAACCCAAAATGGAACGACGGGTGATGGTGAAGGGGGAGTTTTGGGGAGTTCTTAAAAATCCAGACGTCAGGTGGTTCTTAATATCTGGCTTCTTTATGGTTTTTGCTCATGCCGCCTTATACGTTTTTTATTCTTTATACCTTGCTAACTTGGGCTACAACAAGTTTCAAATTGGTCTGTTTTGGGCATTAGGTGTATTTGCAGAAGTGATCTTCTTCTATTTCCAAAGTAAAGTATTGAGTCGTTTAGATCCAGAAGTCGTTTTGCAAGGCGCATTTGGGGTTGGCGTAGTACGCTTTATTTTGATTGCATTTCTACCAATCACCTCAGTATTGATCTTTGCACAAGTACTTCATGCGGGAACCTTTGCTGCCCACCATAGTGCTGCTACCAAATTGCTGCAGCGCTGGTTTACTGGCCCACTACAAGCTCGAGGTCAGGCTTTAATGGCAACCGTATCGTATGGCCTGGGCGGAACGATCGGCGGTTTATGTGCTGGCTGGATTTGGGACTTGTCTCAGCCGCGAGACGTGTTTGTGATGTCAGCCTTTGCTTGCGGTTTAGCGGGGATGGCGATTCAAAAACTCAAGCCCCGTCATCACCAAAAGAGTTAA
- the ppk2 gene encoding polyphosphate kinase 2, with product MSKDSKDNHQAEYDAQLRLLQIELVKLQRQIIAGGLRLLVILEGRDTAGKDGTIKVITEHLSPRETHIVALSKPSSREEGEWYFQRYVAELPSAGEFNIFNRSWYNRAGVEKVMGFCTDAQYKQFMGSVNEFESLLVDSGIQIIKYYLDIDKTEQAERLESRKTDPLKQWKISPIDEQAQKKWTDYSIARDLMLLQTSSIEAPWTVVNANSKKHTHLNLIADLLSRASYPGKDEKVLQIDPEIVMHCPPLGKKAAKVAP from the coding sequence GTGAGTAAGGACTCCAAAGATAACCATCAAGCAGAATACGACGCCCAACTTCGCCTACTGCAGATTGAGTTAGTTAAGCTCCAGCGTCAGATTATTGCGGGTGGTTTACGCCTTCTGGTTATTCTGGAAGGCCGAGATACAGCTGGTAAAGATGGCACGATCAAGGTCATCACCGAGCATTTAAGTCCCCGTGAAACCCACATCGTTGCATTGAGCAAGCCCTCCTCTCGTGAAGAAGGCGAATGGTATTTTCAGCGCTACGTAGCGGAGTTGCCTTCTGCTGGTGAGTTCAATATCTTTAATCGCAGCTGGTACAACCGCGCAGGTGTTGAGAAGGTAATGGGTTTTTGCACTGATGCACAGTACAAGCAGTTCATGGGTTCTGTAAATGAATTTGAGAGCTTGCTGGTTGACTCTGGTATTCAGATCATTAAGTACTACCTTGATATTGATAAAACAGAGCAAGCCGAGCGTTTAGAAAGTAGAAAGACTGATCCCCTCAAGCAATGGAAAATTAGTCCTATTGATGAGCAAGCTCAGAAGAAATGGACCGACTACAGCATTGCTCGTGATCTGATGCTATTGCAAACGAGTAGTATTGAAGCGCCTTGGACTGTTGTGAATGCAAACAGCAAAAAACATACGCACCTCAATTTAATTGCTGACCTCTTATCTAGAGCGAGCTACCCAGGTAAAGATGAAAAGGTTCTGCAGATTGATCCGGAAATTGTGATGCACTGCCCACCACTAGGTAAAAAAGCAGCAAAGGTAGCGCCTTAA
- a CDS encoding serine/threonine protein kinase, translated as MSQKKLVKQLMKKLDKLESDREKLIDKLAKALDKLEKKEATKKPVATKPASKKTAAKKTAAKKAPRKKLATKKTARKKTAASPASGTEA; from the coding sequence ATGAGTCAAAAGAAATTAGTAAAACAGTTAATGAAAAAACTGGATAAGTTAGAGTCCGATCGCGAAAAATTAATCGATAAGCTGGCTAAGGCACTCGATAAGCTAGAGAAAAAAGAGGCCACTAAAAAGCCAGTTGCAACAAAACCAGCAAGCAAGAAAACAGCAGCGAAAAAGACTGCAGCAAAGAAAGCGCCGAGAAAAAAGCTTGCCACCAAAAAGACGGCTAGAAAGAAGACTGCTGCAAGCCCTGCTTCTGGAACTGAAGCCTAA
- a CDS encoding septation protein A produces MKFLFDLFPIILFFIAFKLGDIYTATIVAMVATIGQILWVYYRHRKIDAMQWVSLGMILVFGSLTIFLHDKTFIQLKPTALYWLFAGALFVSAQFFNKNWIQVLMGKQVTLKPASASSIWHRLNMAWAAFFFLMGALNLYIAFEYSEETWVNFKLFGSTGLLVIFVIIQGVWLARHMEHPTQ; encoded by the coding sequence ATGAAATTTTTATTCGACCTATTCCCCATCATTCTGTTCTTCATCGCCTTTAAATTAGGTGATATCTACACAGCAACTATTGTTGCCATGGTTGCAACCATTGGTCAAATTCTCTGGGTTTACTATCGTCATCGCAAGATTGATGCAATGCAGTGGGTCAGTCTAGGCATGATTTTGGTATTTGGAAGTCTAACTATCTTCCTGCATGACAAAACGTTTATACAGTTAAAACCAACAGCGCTTTATTGGCTGTTTGCTGGAGCTTTATTCGTAAGTGCCCAATTTTTTAATAAGAATTGGATCCAAGTATTGATGGGCAAGCAAGTTACTCTCAAGCCCGCTAGCGCAAGTTCCATTTGGCATCGCTTAAATATGGCATGGGCAGCCTTCTTTTTCTTGATGGGTGCCCTCAACTTATACATTGCCTTTGAATACTCTGAAGAGACTTGGGTGAACTTTAAATTATTTGGGAGCACAGGATTGCTTGTGATTTTTGTCATCATCCAGGGCGTTTGGTTGGCACGACATATGGAGCATCCTACTCAATGA
- a CDS encoding peptidylprolyl isomerase, translating to MAQNAAIVNGKAIPKAQLDKLVQKSGQADNLQVRDQAREMLVTRELILQEANNRGVIQKESVRDQLEQARIGVLVAAVFEDYVEKEGVAEADLKAAYETVKNQYVGKEYHVEHILVEKESDAKAIIIQLKSGANFEDIAKAKSKDPGSAKNGGDLGWVSDKALVPEFSKAMVQLKNGQTTDKPVKSQFGYHVIKVVDSRDVKAPSYEDMKDQLKQMIMADQNWQKAKFTEMMQKLRAKAKVQ from the coding sequence ATGGCGCAAAATGCCGCCATTGTGAATGGAAAAGCGATTCCAAAAGCGCAGCTAGATAAGTTGGTCCAAAAATCTGGACAAGCTGATAATCTTCAAGTTCGTGATCAAGCACGGGAAATGCTGGTAACCCGCGAGTTAATTTTGCAAGAGGCCAATAATCGCGGCGTGATCCAAAAAGAATCTGTACGTGACCAGCTAGAACAAGCCCGTATCGGAGTGCTAGTAGCTGCAGTATTTGAAGATTATGTAGAAAAGGAAGGCGTTGCTGAGGCCGACCTCAAGGCTGCGTATGAAACTGTCAAGAATCAATATGTTGGCAAGGAATACCATGTTGAGCACATCTTGGTAGAGAAAGAATCAGATGCAAAAGCCATCATTATTCAACTGAAGTCCGGTGCCAATTTCGAAGACATTGCCAAAGCGAAGTCAAAAGACCCTGGCTCTGCTAAAAATGGTGGTGATCTTGGTTGGGTATCAGATAAAGCATTGGTTCCGGAGTTCTCAAAAGCCATGGTTCAATTAAAGAACGGTCAAACAACGGATAAACCCGTTAAATCTCAATTTGGATACCATGTCATCAAAGTTGTTGATTCTCGTGACGTGAAGGCGCCAAGTTATGAAGATATGAAAGATCAGTTAAAACAGATGATCATGGCCGATCAAAATTGGCAAAAAGCGAAGTTCACTGAAATGATGCAAAAACTTCGTGCCAAAGCAAAAGTTCAATAA
- a CDS encoding CBS domain-containing protein — translation MKVRDILRVKGSTLFTVAPETALQTAVLVMSEHDIGSLVVMEYDKLVGILTFREVIAALAKHQGKLDGLQVRTVMNQNPLTCNMETEIDDVRRMMLVDHARYLPVVDHKMLMGVISFYDVAKSVVEAQDFENTMLKAYIRDWPEDTEKTAN, via the coding sequence ATGAAAGTTCGTGACATTTTGCGTGTGAAGGGCAGCACCTTATTTACTGTTGCCCCAGAGACTGCTCTTCAAACAGCAGTATTAGTCATGAGCGAGCATGACATTGGTTCTTTGGTCGTGATGGAGTACGACAAATTAGTGGGGATTTTGACTTTCCGGGAAGTGATTGCTGCATTAGCAAAACATCAGGGAAAATTGGATGGCCTCCAGGTTCGTACTGTGATGAATCAAAACCCTTTGACCTGCAATATGGAAACCGAGATTGATGATGTCCGCCGCATGATGTTGGTCGATCATGCTCGTTATTTGCCGGTAGTTGATCACAAAATGTTGATGGGCGTGATTTCATTTTATGACGTGGCTAAATCGGTGGTTGAAGCCCAAGATTTTGAAAATACCATGCTCAAGGCCTATATTCGCGACTGGCCAGAAGATACCGAAAAGACTGCAAACTAG
- a CDS encoding YhjD/YihY/BrkB family envelope integrity protein, whose amino-acid sequence MRLIRNPQLWLALVKELLERNRGLNLNQIAASLAFTTTLALVPMLTIATILIGYLPSVIQVKNAFRSWLLDTYMPGGINQQVFIYLDQFSSKARGLTYVGLIGLVITTIMTLSVIEGAFNQIFKVEKNRPLLKKIIIYSCATFLGPVLLGLGIYLSGILFSASEGWIAAVSFGFRFTATVAPIFLAVGVYAVVYKILPYSNVLWSDAFVGALIAALSFEIMKFGYAIFLTHTAFYKTVYGAFAIFPLGLLWIYMTWWITLAGAILVANLPGIRSGVIRVIRY is encoded by the coding sequence ATGCGCCTCATTCGTAATCCTCAATTATGGCTTGCTCTGGTTAAAGAGCTCTTGGAGCGCAATCGCGGCCTCAATCTCAATCAAATTGCAGCTAGCCTGGCATTTACAACCACCTTGGCCTTAGTGCCGATGTTAACCATTGCGACGATTCTCATTGGCTATCTACCCAGCGTGATTCAAGTGAAAAATGCATTTAGGTCATGGTTGTTAGATACCTACATGCCTGGTGGCATTAATCAACAAGTCTTTATTTATCTTGATCAGTTTTCTTCTAAGGCACGTGGTCTAACTTATGTTGGCTTGATTGGTTTAGTGATTACTACCATCATGACTTTATCTGTGATTGAGGGCGCCTTTAACCAAATATTTAAGGTTGAGAAAAATCGCCCCCTACTTAAAAAGATCATCATCTACAGCTGTGCGACTTTTTTAGGCCCAGTGCTCCTGGGTTTAGGAATTTATTTAAGCGGCATTTTGTTTAGTGCCTCTGAAGGTTGGATTGCAGCGGTATCGTTTGGTTTCCGTTTCACCGCAACCGTAGCGCCAATTTTTCTTGCAGTGGGTGTATACGCTGTGGTTTATAAAATTCTGCCGTATTCCAATGTTCTTTGGTCGGATGCTTTTGTGGGTGCATTGATTGCAGCATTGAGTTTTGAAATCATGAAGTTTGGTTATGCCATCTTTCTTACGCACACTGCCTTCTATAAAACGGTATATGGAGCTTTCGCCATTTTCCCCTTGGGACTCTTGTGGATCTATATGACTTGGTGGATTACCCTTGCCGGGGCAATTCTGGTGGCAAATCTACCTGGCATCCGCAGTGGGGTAATTAGGGTTATTCGTTACTAA